Proteins found in one Cheilinus undulatus linkage group 9, ASM1832078v1, whole genome shotgun sequence genomic segment:
- the znf143b gene encoding zinc finger protein 143: MLLAQINRDSQGMAEFHDADGQPVTLCLTEAVTVADGDQMDSMDTVSLQAVTLADGSTAYIQHDTKAAFSDGQIMDGQVIQLEDGSAAYVQHVSMPKAGGDSLQLEDGQAVQLEDGTTAYIHTPKETYDQSGLQEVQLEDGSTAYIQHTVHMPQSNTILAIQADGTIADLQAEATAIDPETISVLEQYTTKVENIENPLGSFGRVEADNGVHMRIVLQQDNRQSRSANVGEKSFRCEYEGCGKLYTTAHHLKVHERSHTGDKPYVCDYPGCGRKFATGYGLKSHSRTHTGEKPYRCQELNCCKSFKTSGDLQKHTRTHTGEKPFKCPVEGCGRSFTTSNIRKVHIRTHTGERPYYCSEPSCGRSFASATNYKNHMRIHTGEKPYVCTVPGCEKRFTEYSSLYKHHVVHTPCKPYNCNHCGKTYKQISTLAMHKRTAHNDTEPIEEEQEAYFEPPTDAIDDPSVNYTAAVDAEESGSEQLPIIDNSDIVGQQHVALVTQEDGTQQQVSISEADLQAMGGTITMVTQEGTTITIPAHELATQGAHSVTMVTTDGSDEQVAIMTPDMASYQTVEEAGYSQEQDEIHPVTLLATSNGTHIAVQLSDQPSLEEAIRIASRIQQGESPGLDD, from the exons ATGCTCTTGGCCCAGATAAACCGGGACTCGCAGGGAATGGCTGAGTTTCATGATGCAGATGGGCAGCCGGTCACTCTCTGTCTGACAGAGGCTGTGACCGTAGCAG ATGGTGATCAGATGGACAGCATGGACACAGTGAGTCTGCAGGCGGTCACTCTGGCAGATGGATCCACAGCGTACATCCAGCACGACACCAAAGCCGCCTTTTCAGACGGACAGATCATGGACGGCCAGGTGATCCAGCTGGAGGACGGCTCTGCTGCCTACGTTCAACATGTGTCCATGCCTAAAGCAG gaGGGGACAGTTTACAGCTTGAAGACGGACAAGCAGTTCAGCTAGAAGATGGAACGACGGCGTATATTCACACACCCAAAG AAACTTACGACCAGAGTGGCCTGCAGGAGGTGCAGCTGGAGGACGGTAGTACGGCCTACATCCAGCACACTGTACACATGCCCCAGTCCAACACCATCCTGGCCATCCAGGCTGACGGCACCATCGCAGACCTGCAGGCTGAGGCCACGGCCATCGACCCGGAGACCATCAGCGTGCTAGAACAGTACACCACTAAG GTGGAGAACATAGAAAACCCCTTAGGTTCCTTTGGCAGAGTGGAAGCAGACAACGGCGTCCACATGCGG attgTGTTACAACAAGACAACAGGCAAAGTAGAAGTGCAAATGTAGGGGAGAAGTCTTTCCGCTGTGAATACGAAGGCTGTGGAAAACTCTACACCACTGCTCACCATCTCAAG GTACACGAGCGCTCCCACACAGGAGACAAGCCGTATGTCTGTGACTATCCCGGCTGTGGGAGGAAGTTTGCAACAG GGTATGGACTGAAGAGTcactcacgcacacacaccGGGGAGAAGCCATACAGGTGTCAGGAGCTGAACTGCTGCAAGTCCTTCAAAACCTCTGGAGACCTTCAAAAGCACACAAGAACACATACAG GAGAGAAGCCTTTTAAATGTCCAGTCGAAGGCTGCGGCAGGTCGTTTACAACCTCAAACATCCGCAAAGTCCACATCCGAACACACACCGGGGAGCGGCCATACTACTGCTCCGAGCCAAGCTGTGGCCGCTCGTTCGCCAGCGCAACCAACTACAAGAACCACATGAGGATACACACAG GAGAGAAACCATACGTGTGTACAGTGCCTGGCTGTGAAAAGCGCTTCACAGAATACTCCAGCCTTTATAAACACCACGTCGTTCACACACCCTGCAAACCGTACAACTGCAACCACTGTGGGAAAACCTACAAGCAGATCTCAACGCTCGCCATGCACAAACGCACTGCTCACAACGACACAGAGCCTAtcgaggaggagcaggaggccTACTTTGAACCCCCAACAG ACGCCATTGACGACCCAAGTGTCAACTACACAGCAGCGGTCGACGCTGAGGAATCCGGCTCAGAGCAGCTTCCCATCATTGATAACTCAGACATCGTTGGTCAGCAGCATGTTGCCTTGGTGACGCAGGAGGATGGAACGCAACAGCAG GTCAGCATCTCTGAAGCAGACTTACAAGCCATGGGCGGCACAATCACCATGGTAACCCAAGAAGGCACAACCATAACCATCCCGGCCCATGAACTCGCAACGCAAGGTGCTCATTCGGTCACCATGGTAACAACAGACGGCTCAGATGAACAG GTGGCCATCATGACGCCTGACATGGCCTCGTATCAAACGGTGGAGGAGGCGGGCTACAGCCAAGAACAAGATGAGATTCATCCTGTCACATTACTGGCCACTTCCAACGGCACACACATCGCCGTGCAG CTCAGTGACCAGCCTTCGCTGGAGGAAGCCATCAGAATAGCATCAAGAATACAACAAGGAGAGTCGCCGGGCCTTGATGATTGA
- the LOC121515524 gene encoding nuclear receptor-interacting protein 3-like: MLKGTRTETRGESGVLDAAALRQQRRLKQAIQFLHKDSADLLPLDGLKMLGTSKQGQPHHIIQKRLLEAKLSQGRINMCGVTQNNGGILLNCSRLNSNEEDEEDRIYVPCKCLGQEGNLLIDTGCKLNLMSSLTVERCGWKDLVEENKMEAEGFPFQRRLCIDGQIRELSLTIGQLRIMCSFVIIESNKPLMSLGYKTLKTLKAVIDTEKQMLVFGTNVREQVQFAKKTNKESSHNFINL, from the exons ATGTTGAAGGGGACTCGGACAGAGACTCGGGGGGAGTCTGGGGTCCTGGATGCTGcggctctgaggcagcagaggaGGCTAAAACAGGCGATCCAGTTCCTCCATAAGGACTCAGCTGACCTGCTACCTCTGGATGGACTGAAGATGCTCGGGACATCCAAACAGGGG CAGCCACACCATATCATCCAGAAGCGGCTGCTGGAGGCCAAGCTGTCCCAGGGCAGGATAAACATGTGTGGGGTGACTCAAAACAACGGAGGGATTCTTCTGAACTGTAGTCGTCTGAATTCAaatgaggaagatgaggaggatcGGATCTATGTTCCCTGCAAA tgtttagGACAGGAGGGGAACCTGCTGATTGACACAGGCTGTAAACTGAATCTGATGTcctcactgactgtggagagaTGCGG tTGGAAAGATCTGGTTGAAGAGAACAAAATGGAGGCTGAAGGTTTTCCCTTTCAGAGGAGGCTCTGCATCGACGGACAAATCCGAGAGCTCAGCCTCACCATCGGACAGCTCAGGATCATGTGCTCTTTTGTTATCATCg AAAGTAACAAACCCCTGATGTCTCTGGGCTACAAGACACTAAAGACACTCAAg GCTGTGATCGACACTGAAAAGCAGATGTTGGTGTTTGGGACGAACGTGAGGGAGCAGGTTCAGTTCgctaaaaagacaaacaaggAAAG CTCCCACAACTTCATCAACCTGTGA